From Cannabis sativa cultivar Pink pepper isolate KNU-18-1 chromosome 8, ASM2916894v1, whole genome shotgun sequence, a single genomic window includes:
- the LOC115699734 gene encoding uncharacterized protein LOC115699734 produces the protein MKGGRKNLKRDTEEVSLNFEDGHAIMEVLSLRGSNLIEVLDSQGKKSLALFPAKFQKSMWIKQGSFVVVDDSGKVKALESGSKVTCIVTKVLFYEQVRALRKLPDWPEVFKSTVLDDSNGSREGETSQREENDLVSSDDDDDDDDDGLPPLEANTNRNRPIELQEESDSGSDSDS, from the exons ATGAAAGGTGGAAGGAAGAATTTGAAAAGGGATACTGAAGAAGTGAGCTTAAATTTTGAAGATGGCCATGCCATAATGGAAGTGTTGTCCCTCAGAGGTTCTAATCTCATTGAG GTACTAGATTCACAAGGCAAGAAATCATTGGCCCTTTTTCCAGCTAAGTTTCAAAAGAGCATGTGGATAAAGCAAG GTAGTTTTGTTGTGGTTGATGACAGTGGGAAGGTGAAGGCTCTTGAATCAGGCAGCAAGGTGACATGCATTGTTACTAAAGTTCTCTTCTATGAACAAGTGCGTGCTCTTCGGAAATTACCAGActg GCCAGAAGTCTTCAAATCGACTGTTTTGGATGATTCTAACGGAAGTCGAGAGGGAGAGACTTCGCAACGAGAAGAGAATGATCTCGTATCGagcgatgatgatgatgatgatgacgatGATGGACTTCCTCCTCTTGAAGCCAATACAAACAGAAACAGACCGATTGAATTGCAAGAGGAATCCGATTCAGGTTCAGACTCGGATTCTTGA
- the LOC115700643 gene encoding rRNA 2'-O-methyltransferase fibrillarin 1-like, translated as MRPPRGRGGGGFGGGGGGFRGGRGDGGGRGRGGGRSFGGGRGGRDGGRGRGRGGPGRGRGGPGGMKGGSKVVVEPHRHEGVFIAKGKEDALVTRNMVPGEAVYNEKRISVQKEDGTKIEYRVWNPFRSKLAAAILGGVDEIWIKPGARVLYLGAASGTTVSHVSDVVGPEGLVYAVEFSHRSGRDLVNMAKKRTNVIPIIEDARHPAKYRMLVGMVDVIFSDVAQPDQARILALNASYFLKAGGHFVISIKANCIDSTVPAEAVFQQEVKKLQAEQFKPFEQVTLEPFERDHACVVGGYRMPKKQKPVA; from the exons ATGAGACCTCCAAgag GACGTGGTGGCGGTGGATTCGGTGGTGGCGGCGGTGGATTCAGGGGAGGACGTGGCGATGGAGGAGGTCGTGGAAGAGGAGGAGGAAGGTCATTTGGGGGTGGAAGAGGAGGACGTGATGGTGGCCGtggaagaggaagaggaggaccaGGCCGTGGTCGTGGAGGACCAGGTGGAATGAAAGGTGGTAGTAAAGTTGTGGTTGAGCCTCATAGACACGAGGGAGTGTTCATTGCTAAGGGTAAGGAAGATGCTCTTGTTACTAGAAATATGGTTCCTGGTGAGGCTGTGTACAATGAGAAGAGAATCTCTGTTCAGAAGGAAGATGGAACTAAAATTGAAtacagggtttggaaccctttcCGTTCTAAGTTGGCTGCTGCTATTCTTGGTGGTGTTGATGAGATTTGGATT AAACCTGGAGCTCGTGTTCTATATCTTGGAGCTGCTTCTGGGACCACAGTTTCTCATGTGTCTGATGTTGTTGGACCT GAAGGATTGGTTTATGCTGTTGAGTTTTCACACAGAAGTGGTAGAGATTTGGTTAACATGGCCAAAAAGAGGACTAATGTTATTCCCATTATTGAAGATGCTAGACACCCTGCTAAGTACAGGATGTTGGTTGGGATGGTTGATGTTATCTTTTCCGATGTTGCTCAACCTGATCAG GCAAGGATTCTAGCATTGAATGCTAGTTACTTTTTAAAAGCTGGGGGTCATTTTGTAATCTCCATCAAG GCCAACTGCATAGACTCTACAGTTCCCGCCGAGGCTGTGTTCCAACAAGAAGTTAAGAAGCTTCAGGCCGAGCAATTCAAGCCCTTCGAACAAGTGACTCTTGAGCCCTTTGAGCGTGACCATGCTTGTGTTGTTGGTGGCTACCGTATGCCAAAGAAACAAAAGCCTGTTGCTTAA
- the LOC115700423 gene encoding putative F-box protein At3g10430 — protein sequence MLRVILNFFSSSSSKIYIHDDIQEEILLRLPHESLVTFKRVCKLWYNIITSKSFISKHFQYHSKTTSHNTTFALIFTDIMSMPRLLEPKLVSISSVDGEHLSRFTKIFTNEKYYTTLPFALHCNGIVCIPYLLLEESTKNIFFFNPTLRQSKIIKGLVGISNEIGCGFGYDRRRDLYKYISITILKNTFHYTVHILTLSNSTWKTINVEADDKNMWIGKYCYGNSVHLNSIIYWVKSKCVVTFDLCDEKFDMIPFSNEIMEHNYFPFANKKLVVWKDESVVLFVGGVTSVQMWVLVVSNWSWRKHLIIDATPFNRLRPLEFWSHEELLMLPEDKPIISYNIRTNTIRKLKIHPCLHFLNLLCKKSLVSVFNN from the exons ATGTTGAGAGTTAttcttaatttcttttcttcttcttcctctaaaatatacatacatg ATGATATACAAGAAGAGATCTTATTAAGATTACCACACGAATCTTTGGTAACATTTAAACGTGTGTGTAAATTATGGTACAACATCATTACGAGCAAATCATTTATAAGTAAGCACTTTCAATATCACTCCAAAACCACTTCACACAATACTACTTTTGCCCTAATTTTTACAGATATCATGTCCATGCCAAGATTACTTGAGCCTAAACTTGTCTCCATATCTTCTGTTGATGGTGAACATTTAAGCCGATTTACGAAAATTTTCACaaatgaaaaatattatacaacACTCCCATTCGCGCTTCATTGTAATGGGATCGTTTGTATTCCGTATCTTTTACTTGAAGAAAGTACTAAAAACATCTTTTTCTTCAATCCAACACTAAGACAATCCAAGATAATCAAGGGACTAGTTGGCATATCAAATGAAATAGGATGTGGATTTGGGTACGATCGAAGAAGAGATCTTTACAAGTATATTTCGATCACAATACTTAAAAATACTTTTCATTATACAGTTCATATCCTTACTCTTAGTAATAGTACTTGGAAAACGATTAATGTTGAGGCAGATGATAAAAATATGTGGATAGGAAAATATTGTTATGGTAATAGTGTGCATTTAAACTCAATTATTTATTGGGTCAAATCTAAATGTGTTGTTACATTTGATCTGTGTGATGAGAAATTTGATATGATACCATTTTCAAATGAAATTATGGAGCATAATTATTTTCCATTCGCAAATAAAAAACTAGTTGTGTGGAAAGATGAATCGGTTGTGTTGTTTGTTGGGGGAGTTACAAGTGTGCAGATGTGGGTATTGGTAGTAAGTAATTGGAGTTGGAGAAAGCATCTTATAATCGATGCGACACCGTTTAATCGGTTAAGGCCCTTGGAGTTTTGGAGTCATGAAGAGTTGCTCATGTTGCCCGAAGACAAACCTATAATTTCATATAATATTCGAACCAACACCATTAGGAAGTTGAAAATTCATCCATGCTTGCATTTTTTGAATTTGTTGTGTAAAAAATCTTTAGTTTCGGTATTCAATAATTAG